In Lycium ferocissimum isolate CSIRO_LF1 chromosome 7, AGI_CSIRO_Lferr_CH_V1, whole genome shotgun sequence, the sequence taGAGAGACAGAAATGTTGCAAACTCCTAATTTTtccattatttcttttttaaaggagatatactaaaagatttttcaaataGCTAACCTGAAGAATTTTATGGGTTGTTTTAAAGTATTTTATTCGCTGCATATTAATTATACAATGCACTGCTGTACCTCTGCATATTCTTTCCTTATACTGTCATCATTGTTGACACTTCTATTATGAAAATAAACTCTGTTTTTGATTGCCTTACTAATCCTTTTGCAGAGGTGAACTAAGTTTTTTGTCGAAACCATTATGCATTGTCTTTCCTCCCTCAATAAAACTTTTTTATTCCTTCGTTCTTTCTTTGTAAATGAAAAAGTTGTCCATACTTTTCTTCCAGGTTCAATCTATTTAAACATTTTAGTCTGAGATCATGTCAATCCTATTTAGTTTTACACATTATCTTTAGAAAAAAACTGTTCATGTCAAATTACGTCTACTTTGTTAGGACAGAGGTAGTATCTGGTAGATGACCTAGAAAAGGATGTTTAACACCTTGTTTCTCATAATCCAAGAATTTTTACAATTTAATGCACGCTTTGCTGTGGAGATGTCTTGGTCTTCTTCCGTTATAGGTTTGTTTTTCCATTTTCTGATCTGGTCATATTCCAcattttcattcatcttctttttttctaatgCATATTCAAAAGATGATCGCAATTACTTATATTTTGAAGCtgctaaaagaaaagaagagttcTACCACATAGTTGAGTTAACAGTACGATACAACCAAATCTGTTGCAGAAATCATTAGTCTAATTACTAATCAAAACACATCATTAGTCTAACTATGTTACAGACCAGGAGTTGACTTCTGTAGATATATGTTAGGTGCTTGTCTCTGTCCATGGAGACCTAAAAGGGTCGACACTACTGATTACCCCCATAATCTTAGATAGGTCATTATGggtttgttttggttttgagCTTCACCTGACAAACAAGAGTAAATGTATCTATCAAGAACTGAACATAAATTTACctatcaagaaaaaagaaaatagccAACAACTATACCTCCCTCCCGAGCTAGCTGCACATGAATTTTCACCAACTTTATCGCTCTGTTTGGAACCGTttgattccatttttttttttttttaataatttgagGTCACTAAGACTAGAAATTTTCTACATTTCCTACTGACGTGCAAATCTCTAAACAGATTAAATGGGCCCCTAGCAACACATGACCTAATGTAAGCATAGAATCGTGACCAAGTCTTGATGCTCTTTTCCATTTCacgatcaaaaaaaaaaaaaaaaccaatttagAGTTACTAGTTTCAGAAAAAAGAACCAATTTAGAAAGTTAAATCTCTATTTCTTTCATGATCTGCAACTAAACTTGTACATTTGACAAGATGCTTGAAGAGCGAAGCAAATATGGCTTGTTTCTCATTTTGGAgcttgttgaacaacttggctTGTAGTGTGGTTTCTGATTCTTCTTTTTATTGAGTTCAGGTTATGTAGAGGCGGGTTCACCAACTTTAGGATCCAGCAGGTCCTGGAAGTCCACAGAAATGGAGATTCAGTCATTACTTGAGAAATTACTGGatgtaaatgattctatgagtAGATGTGCGGCATCTGCATCAGCTACAACTTCCGTTACACAGAAACTGGCAAGGCACAGGGACATACTTCATGAATTTACCCAGGTTACTAACcatgttatagtatgttaaATGTAGTCACTGATGCACCGTAAATGATTTGACATTGTAACATTTGTAACTTTCTGAAGTGggaaaaataaagtatataatCAGCAGCTCCAGTGACAATGGTGACATCTTCTCCTGCCTTGTTGACATCCAGCTGATATGAATTCTGTATGTCCGATTACTCATGTTGCAGTTTCTAAAAGTAACTGCACTGCTCAGATTGCTTATGCTAACCCCAGaccacaatcaacaacaacaacaacataccctgtATACTCCCaccaggtggggtctggggagggtagagtgtacacagaccttacccctaccttgtgacGGGttgagaggttgtttccaatagaTCCCCGGCTCAAGGAGAGATGAAAAAGCAgcagtaataataataagccGTAATAGCAGCAAGATAATAAGATAACGGAGTGAAAGAAACAATCAGGTAGTACTAGGGATCTAAGAATAAGCAAATGTAACAAAGATACTAATACTCCCAGGATGGAAAAGAAATGCGTGCGGCAACCTACTAACACTCTACCCTGATATTCGATCTCCACACCCTCCTATCAAGGGTCATGTCCTTGGTAAGTTGAAGCTGCGCCATATTCtgcctaatcacctctccccaagaCTTCTAGGCCTACCTCTTCCTCTCCTCAGACCCACCagggccaacctctcacacctcacTGAGTCTCTTGAAATAAAACACAAACTacaatcaaaatattttatccatttccctGGCCTGGCTGCAGATTAATTGCTGGTGCCCATGTTAACTGAGTTAATTCACTTAAGCTCTTGGAAATACTGATGTGTTTAGAAAGCGAAGTCTTCTGATGATTATCAGATTAGCTATCAGTTCCATACTTCTTAAAAGGGTAAATTGGTGAGCGTTTGTTAGTCTATCATGTATCAATTTCTTTTGTGGGAATAATTGTGGCTGAACTCTTTAATCAGATAACTTCTATTATTGTGATTTAACATAGAAAGAGTAAGAATACTTAAGTAGAGCCCTAGGGAAGTCAGATATCCTCAAAATTGAACTATCAAAATTTTGGTTATACGAGAATGTTGAACTGCCATCATTCGGAGTGCATACTATCTTGAGGTAGTTCGAATTGCTTGTTACCTATTCCAGTCACTGTTTTTATGACTGACGCATAGTCCTTTCTTCAGGAATTTAGGCGTATTAAAGGAAATATAAGCTCAATGAGGGAACATGCTGAACTTCTCAGTTCTGTGAGAGATGATATCAGTGAGTATAAGGTAAGAAAACATCATTGTTGAAGTTCTTATCTAAATGTTATAGTTTCAATTGCCTCttaagctcttttttttttttggtatccaTTCAGGCATCAGGGAGTTCCCCCAAAATGCAGATACTGAGGGAGAGAGCTGCTATACATGGAAGCATATCTCATGTAAGATTAAGTGCTCTGTTTAGCTTTTACAGACATCATTTTCTTTGTACAGAGTTTGCTCCCTTTCGTCCTCTATGATGGTCTTGGTATGGAGTATTGTAGTGACAACCAAATCTTAAAGACATCCTTGCAAACAGTGTTATTAAAGGAGAAATGCAAAACAATCCCTAAAGTCTATGAGACTTTTAGCGCAAAAAAAGAATGGTGTGCTTTAGTGAAGAAATACGCAATTGAAGGaaagatataaaatatgtatgtaATTCAAGAATTAACTAATGACTGTAACAACCATTATATAGTAGAAAAGATTGGAAAGATTATAACCAGATGAGATATTATTGCTTGGCGTTACTCTCTTCGAGACATTGCACATGGATGATTAGGCCACGCCTTAACGTTTCGGTGCCTGCATTGAAGCGCCGGTTAAGTGAGGTGAAGCGCACAAACTATCTGGAAGCACTATTGGCTTCAGCTACTAGTTAGAATGTATTGCTGATTTCCGCTTTTGGCCTATGTTGTATTATAATCTGGTCAAAGATAGTGTTGATATTCACTAATCATGGATCCCTAAGGAGATGGCTGAGTGGTCGAGACATAGGAGCAACAATTTGGAAATTCCTGGTTCATATCGCAGCTACAACAATCAGTGTGCCGCCTAGCTGTTCCAGGCTTGTTCGGTAGGTTTATCTAGCAACACCTGTGCTTCTGGGCTTCACTAGGCTGCCTGGTGCATTAGGTGAAGTGCCTAGAAGTGGCGAAGACCTGATCACCACcaccataaaagaaaaattcattAATAGTGGAATGAAAACCTTGTCGGTTTTACTTGGTAGGAGTTGTCACTTGAGAGCCAGGAGATAGTCTTGTGTCTTAGAGTTATATATCCGGGCTTGGAATTTTATGGAGCTTGTCAATCTAAACACATGATGAGAACTGGTCATTGGTGGTTTAATATGAGTTTCCTCAGAGCTTCTAGGGGTCGCCTATATGCTGTAACTCTGTCAGCATAATTACTGATTCCAGAATTTACAGCTAATAGATTAATTCTTAGTATGCAATAGACGAGCAATTTGGGGGAATGTAAGGCCTAGTTGACGCTAACATTGACATGGTACAATACCCTttccctcttttcttttctgttaCTATGTATACTGGGCAGAATTAGGTGACAAAAATTATGTACTTATCACCTTTTGTGCTGCATTTTATAGAGTGTAGCACGGCTGCTGGTAGGGTCTAAATCAAGATATGCGTTTTAGCAAACTTTGCCGCTTATCTTTTTATTAGAATCTTATAGTGACTGGATATGTCAGTCACGTAGCATTTACTGGATTATGGATGAGCTAGTAACTAAACTATGGTTACATCATAAGATTATCTGGCTACGGGAGTGTGACAGCCATTCTGCCCCATATACGATCTAGGTTCCTTCTTTAGGAATTCTGAATCGTTTCGGCTCTACAGTTGCTCCTTGTCTTTtgaatctattattgcatgatgcTTAAGAGCTTTTCCCTGAATCTAGAACTATGCCAATCCTCATAAAACTGTTTGATCATACTGATTAACCAACAATCATGATTCATGACTGAATATAAAACAAAAGCGAGGACATCCTTTTTCATGAGAAGCTGGGACACATGTCGCCAGAAAAGTCTAACACGTCCTCTAATCATGTTGATCCTTCCTTGCAGATTGATGACGTGATTAACCAAGCACAAACAACTAGGGCTGCCTTGGGTTCTCAAAGGGCTTTATTTGGTGATGTTCAAGGAAAAGTGAAACAATTGGGTGACAAGTTTCCTATCATCCGTGGGCTAATTGGTACTACTATTTTTGGGACCATTTCAGCAACCAAAATGTCTTTGATAAAAGTATCTCTTGCTGACATCATTGCTGATGAATGCAGGTTCAATCAGAAGGAAGAAATCAAGGGATACACTCATTCTATCTGCAGTCATCGCAGCTTGCACTTTGTTTCTTATTATCTATTGGCTCTCGAAGTAATAGGTATATTTGTTGATACAAGAAAATTCAGAAGATAATGTTTTCAACGGAATTTTGCACTTGCAGTCACTGCCATTCCCTGAAAAAAGTGATAATCTTGAGTTCATTACTATAAAATCTTTCTGTTTACTTCTGCCTTGCTTTTAAACAATATTGTTTATGTTCGATGGACAAATCCACATTCAGTTGGTAACTACTAGCTCTGCTGCTCTTCAGCAACTTATTAGAGGAAGCAAATGAGTCACTGGTGAATTTAAAAGACATAAAGAAACATCCACCAACTGACTAGGATAGAAGATTATATGGCTTCTTGCTGCTCTACCAAGGCTACGATACGAATCCTGCTTACTTTTGTAGCAAAGCTTTGAAGCTTGTAGTAAGAATAACACCAAGTCACATGGTAATTAAGGGGATTATTGTATAGGACTATTCAACCTTAGGTTGAATTTTAAATATGGTGGTTGAATTTTGGTGTCCAAAGTTATCTGTTAGATTTCTAACTGTATCCGTTACGTACTGCTGGATCTATGTCCTCTACTTCCCGTATGCCACTGCATTGGAGATGACTGATATATGCATCGAGTGGCGCTGACcaaaactcaaaattttcatgATGATTTGGTACTTACCAGAAAATGGATGGATCCTAACTGAAACTGATGGAGCATCAAGGGGCAATGGATAGGGATGAAATGCTTAATGACATCTGGTGTTTATACCAAGTCAAGCAGATCAACCTTAAGAGTCACAAATTAAATTGAGAttgtatatcatatcatttaaTCTTGGTTAAATGATAAAACGTATATGTAAGACACTGGGTGCAGGTCGTGGATTGCCTTATACAACTGCTTATAGCGTTAGGCTACCACATTCTTCTAag encodes:
- the LOC132064078 gene encoding Golgi SNAP receptor complex member 1-2, with the protein product MEILQESGWEELRKEARKIEGDLDVKLSSYAKLGARLTQGGYVEAGSPTLGSSRSWKSTEMEIQSLLEKLLDVNDSMSRCAASASATTSVTQKLARHRDILHEFTQEFRRIKGNISSMREHAELLSSVRDDISEYKASGSSPKMQILRERAAIHGSISHIDDVINQAQTTRAALGSQRALFGDVQGKVKQLGDKFPIIRGLIGSIRRKKSRDTLILSAVIAACTLFLIIYWLSK